The proteins below come from a single Asterias rubens chromosome 9, eAstRub1.3, whole genome shotgun sequence genomic window:
- the LOC117295111 gene encoding protein FAM136A-like, translating to MAESIAVQACRKRVDDSVTSMVNDLDQEAFRQMQKNMYLQSARCCDNTHASMPEVQQCIERCSQPLQAAQNYMQSEMSDFMDRLQRCGMQCQDNVKDRIHPSASPLEVDKLKGELENCVIQCGDKHISLLPIMKKRMLENLSKYR from the exons ATGGCGGAATCAATTGCAGTACAAGCGTGTAGAAAGCGAGTGGACGATTCCGTGACTTCCATGGTCAATGACTTGGACCAGGAGGCTTTTAGACAAATGCAG AAAAACATGTATTTGCAAAGTGCTAGATGCTGTGACAACACTCATGCTAGTATGCCCGAGGTGCAGCAGTGCATCGAGAGGTGTTCCCAACCATTGCAAGCTGCTCAAAACTATATGCAGTCTGAAATGAGTGATTTTATG GACAGATTACAGCGATGCGGCATGCAATGTCAAGACAATGTTAAAGATCGCATCCACCCGTCTGCATCCCCGCTCGAGGTTGACAAACTCAAAGGGGAGCTGGAAAATTGCGTCATTCAGTGCGGAGATAAACACATCAGTCTGCTGCCcattatgaaaaaaagaatGTTAGAGAATCTATCAAAGTATCGCTGA